One Mycolicibacterium crocinum DNA window includes the following coding sequences:
- a CDS encoding helicase HerA-like domain-containing protein, protein MTSESTVTPAQQIAAGYATAGQALDLGSIIVGGAVDPAAQVRIPLAMMNRHGLVAGATGTGKTKTLQVIAEQLSAAGVPVMMADVKGDLSGLARPGESNDRTLQRAKDTGDDGWTGAPFPVEFLSLGTGGVGVPVRATISAFGPILLSKVLGLNATQESTLGLIFHWADQQGLPLLDLKDLRSVITYLTSDEGKETLKTIGGVSSQTAGVILRALVNLEADGGDTFFGEPEIDPADLLRVDAQGRGVITLLELGDQAARPVMFSTFLMWVLADLFTYLPEVGDVDKPKLVFFFDEAHLLFKDASKAFLQQVEQTVKLIRSKGVGVFFCTQLPTDVPNDVLSQLGARIQHALRAFTPDDQKALSKTVRTYPKTQFYDLETDLTSLGIGEAIVTVLSERGAPTPVAWTRLRPPQSLMDTIGPDAIKAAAQSSSLFAKYGQTIDRQSAYEMLAAKLAPPPEPEPEPVDLPPLMPTGIDLPPMPPPEKAEPGVLDQVMNSPAFKSAMRSAGTVIGREITRSIFGTGRRRRR, encoded by the coding sequence ATGACCAGCGAATCGACTGTGACCCCTGCCCAGCAGATCGCCGCCGGCTACGCGACCGCCGGGCAGGCGCTCGACCTCGGCTCGATCATCGTCGGAGGCGCGGTCGATCCGGCGGCGCAGGTCCGCATCCCGCTGGCGATGATGAATCGGCACGGCCTGGTTGCCGGTGCCACCGGGACCGGCAAGACCAAGACGCTGCAGGTGATCGCCGAGCAGCTGTCTGCCGCCGGGGTGCCCGTCATGATGGCCGACGTCAAGGGTGACCTGTCCGGATTGGCGCGGCCGGGGGAGTCCAATGACCGAACCCTGCAGCGCGCCAAGGACACCGGCGATGACGGCTGGACCGGTGCGCCGTTTCCCGTCGAGTTCCTCTCGCTGGGCACCGGGGGCGTCGGAGTCCCGGTGCGCGCCACGATTTCCGCGTTCGGTCCGATTCTGTTGTCGAAGGTGTTGGGGCTCAACGCTACTCAAGAGTCGACGCTCGGTCTGATCTTCCACTGGGCCGACCAGCAGGGACTCCCGCTGCTGGATCTCAAAGACCTGCGCTCGGTGATCACCTATCTGACCAGTGACGAGGGCAAAGAGACGCTGAAGACCATCGGCGGGGTGTCCTCACAGACCGCGGGTGTCATCCTGCGCGCCCTGGTCAACCTTGAAGCCGACGGCGGCGACACGTTTTTCGGCGAGCCAGAGATCGATCCGGCGGATCTGTTACGGGTCGACGCGCAGGGTCGCGGCGTGATCACGCTGCTCGAGCTCGGCGACCAGGCGGCTCGGCCGGTGATGTTCTCGACGTTTCTGATGTGGGTGCTGGCCGACCTGTTCACCTACCTGCCCGAGGTGGGTGACGTCGACAAGCCGAAACTGGTGTTCTTCTTCGACGAGGCGCACCTGTTGTTCAAGGACGCTTCTAAGGCGTTCCTGCAGCAGGTCGAGCAGACGGTCAAGCTGATCCGCTCCAAGGGCGTCGGCGTCTTCTTCTGCACCCAGTTGCCCACCGACGTGCCCAATGATGTTCTCTCGCAACTGGGTGCGCGCATCCAGCATGCGTTGCGAGCGTTCACCCCCGACGACCAGAAGGCGCTGTCGAAGACGGTGCGCACCTATCCGAAGACTCAGTTCTACGATCTGGAAACGGATCTGACGTCGTTGGGTATCGGCGAGGCCATCGTCACGGTGCTCTCCGAGCGCGGCGCTCCCACCCCGGTGGCATGGACTCGGCTGCGTCCGCCGCAGTCGTTGATGGATACCATCGGTCCCGACGCCATCAAGGCTGCGGCACAATCGAGTTCGCTGTTCGCCAAGTACGGGCAGACCATCGACCGCCAGTCCGCGTACGAGATGCTCGCGGCGAAACTTGCCCCGCCGCCGGAGCCGGAGCCCGAGCCCGTCGACTTGCCGCCGCTGATGCCGACCGGGATCGACCTGCCACCGATGCCTCCGCCGGAGAAGGCCGAACCGGGTGTGCTGGATCAGGTGATGAACAGCCCGGCGTTCAAGAGCGCGATGCGTTCGGCGGGCACGGTGATCGGCCGCGAGATCACCCGCAGTATCTTCGGAACGGGCCGCCGCCGTCGGCGCTAA
- the orn gene encoding oligoribonuclease: protein MREELVWIDCEMTGLDLRTDKLIEIAALVTDAELNVLGEGIDVVIHADDEALDGMIEVVAQMHSRSGLTEEVRASVIDVPAAEELVMDYIRSHVKQAKTAPLAGNSIATDRGFIARDMPTLDNYLHYRMIDVSSIKELCRRWYPRIYYGQPEKGLAHRALADIRESIRELKYYRRTAFVPQPGPSTSEITAAAAEIDEVRGADSAEATDNG from the coding sequence GTGCGTGAAGAACTGGTGTGGATCGACTGCGAGATGACCGGGCTCGACCTGCGGACCGACAAGCTCATCGAGATCGCGGCCCTGGTGACCGATGCGGAGCTGAATGTTCTCGGCGAGGGCATCGACGTCGTGATCCACGCCGACGACGAGGCACTGGACGGCATGATCGAGGTGGTGGCCCAGATGCACAGCCGGTCCGGCCTCACCGAGGAAGTCCGCGCGTCGGTCATCGACGTGCCGGCCGCCGAGGAACTCGTCATGGACTACATCCGCTCCCACGTCAAGCAGGCCAAGACCGCACCGCTGGCCGGGAATTCGATCGCCACCGACCGCGGCTTCATCGCCCGGGACATGCCGACGTTGGACAACTACCTGCACTACCGCATGATCGACGTCAGCTCGATCAAGGAGCTCTGCCGGCGCTGGTATCCGCGGATCTACTACGGCCAGCCGGAGAAGGGGTTGGCCCACCGCGCACTGGCCGACATCCGAGAGTCCATCCGCGAGCTGAAGTACTACCGGCGCACCGCGTTCGTGCCCCAGCCGGGGCCGTCGACCAGCGAAATTACCGCTGCGGCCGCCGAGATCGACGAGGTGCGCGGCGCGGATTCGGCTGAAGCGACCGACAACGGCTAG
- a CDS encoding L,D-transpeptidase — protein MWQVGTVNRPRSRTRLAALAIIPALLIGLSGCSSNAPAPAPVKVIADKGTPYGDLLVPQLTVSVKDGAVDVPLDRPVTVSATGGVLGSVTMVNESGKQVAGTLSPDGVTWSTSEPLGYNKSYTLSAQSLGLGGVTTEKLTFETQSPENLTMPYLLPGDGEVVGVGQPIAVRFDENIPNRLAAERAIKVTTNPPVEGAFYWLNNREVRWRPQNYWKPGTTVDVQANTYGVDLGDGLFGQQNLSSRFTIGDEVIATADDNTKQLTVRRNGEVVKTIPISMGKNSTPTNNGVYIVGDRLSHMIMDSSTYGVPSNSPNGYRTEVDWATQMSYSGIYVHSAPWSVGAQGYSNTSHGCLNASPSNARWFYDNTKRGDIVEVRNTVGSTLPGTEGLGDWNIPWQQWKAGNANA, from the coding sequence ATGTGGCAGGTCGGCACGGTGAACCGGCCGCGGTCTCGGACCCGGCTTGCAGCGTTGGCAATCATTCCCGCCCTGCTGATCGGTCTCAGCGGGTGCAGTAGCAATGCCCCGGCCCCCGCCCCGGTGAAGGTCATCGCGGACAAGGGCACGCCCTACGGCGACCTGCTCGTTCCTCAGCTGACGGTGTCGGTCAAGGACGGCGCGGTCGACGTGCCGCTCGACCGCCCGGTCACGGTGAGCGCTACCGGCGGGGTGCTCGGGTCGGTGACGATGGTCAACGAGTCCGGCAAGCAGGTGGCCGGCACGCTGAGCCCGGACGGCGTCACGTGGTCGACCAGCGAACCGCTGGGCTACAACAAGAGCTACACGCTGAGCGCCCAGTCACTGGGCCTCGGCGGCGTGACGACCGAGAAACTGACCTTCGAGACACAATCCCCGGAAAACCTGACCATGCCGTACCTGCTGCCGGGCGACGGCGAGGTCGTCGGCGTCGGTCAGCCGATCGCGGTGCGCTTCGATGAGAACATCCCGAACCGCCTGGCGGCCGAGCGCGCGATCAAGGTGACCACCAACCCGCCCGTCGAGGGCGCCTTCTACTGGCTGAACAACCGTGAGGTGCGCTGGCGTCCGCAGAACTACTGGAAGCCGGGCACCACCGTCGACGTTCAGGCCAACACCTACGGGGTCGATCTTGGCGACGGGCTGTTCGGCCAGCAGAACCTGTCGTCGCGCTTCACCATCGGTGACGAGGTGATCGCGACCGCCGACGACAACACCAAACAGCTGACCGTCCGGCGCAACGGCGAGGTCGTCAAGACCATCCCGATCTCGATGGGCAAGAACAGCACGCCCACCAACAACGGCGTCTACATCGTCGGCGACCGGCTGTCCCACATGATCATGGATTCGTCGACGTATGGTGTTCCGTCCAACTCGCCCAACGGCTATCGCACCGAAGTGGATTGGGCCACCCAGATGTCCTACAGCGGCATCTACGTCCACTCCGCGCCGTGGTCGGTGGGAGCGCAGGGGTACTCCAACACCAGCCACGGCTGCCTGAACGCCAGCCCGAGCAATGCGCGGTGGTTCTACGACAACACCAAGCGCGGGGACATCGTCGAAGTCCGCAACACCGTCGGTTCGACATTGCCGGGCACCGAGGGCCTCGGCGACTGGAACATTCCGTGGCAACAGTGGAAAGCCGGCAACGCCAACGCTTAG